In Nitrospirota bacterium, the genomic window TTACAATGACAACTGCACTCTTGTTATCTTTGCTCAATTCCCTGAGGACTGTTATGACCTCATGCCCTGATTTTGAATCGAGGTTACCTGTTGGCTCATCTGCAAGTATAAGAGGTGGTTCGGCTGCAATTGCCCTCGCAATAGAGACCCTCTGTTTCTGTCCCCCGCTTAGATCTCTCGGAAGAAAATTCAACCTGTCTTTTAATCCAACCTTCTCCAGGAGAAATGCTGCCTTTTCTCTTGCCTTCTTACGTTTTATTTTTTTTAGATTTAATGCTATCTCAACATTTTCCTGTGCAGTAAGGGATGGGAAGAGATTAAATGTCTGGAATACAAATCCTATGAAATTATTTCGTATGTAAGGTAGCCTGTCTTCAGACAGTTCAGTCACATCTATGTCATTGATAATGACCCGCCCACTTGTTGGTTTTAAGATACAACCCATCATGCTGAGCAGAGTGGTCTTGCCGCTACCTGAGGGTCCCATTATTGCTACCATCTCACCTCTCTCAATAGAGATTGATACATTCCTTATTGCATCAACAATCACGCTTCCTTCCTTATATGTCTTATAGAGGTTTTCTGTCTTAAGAATCATGTCCTGAACACCATTACCGGGTCTATCCTCGTTGCCTTTCTTATCGATATAAAAGATGCACTGATACACATCAAAATTGT contains:
- a CDS encoding ABC transporter ATP-binding protein, whose protein sequence is MILKTENLYKTYKEGSVIVDAIRNVSISIERGEMVAIMGPSGSGKTTLLSMMGCILKPTSGRVIINDIDVTELSEDRLPYIRNNFIGFVFQTFNLFPSLTAQENVEIALNLKKIKRKKAREKAAFLLEKVGLKDRLNFLPRDLSGGQKQRVSIARAIAAEPPLILADEPTGNLDSKSGHEVITVLRELSKDNKSAVVIVTHDTRISDVVDRILYLEDGEIIRLGGSAEADRSKEKCALDIQ